CCGATCGCCGCTTCTTGCAAGCCTTCGCCCATAGCCAATTGACGCGGTTCGGGCTTTCCAACGGTTTTCTGCTGCTGTTTTCGCTGGCCGGTCTGCTCTGGATTTTGATCCGCGAGCAATGGCAACGGCTGTTTCGCGAACGCCTGGCCCTGGTGGTGTTTTTACTGGCGTCGTTCGGCTCGGTGTTTCTCGGCAGCCGTTTTTACGGGCACTATTTCGTGGTCGCACTGCCTTATCTGTGCCTGCTGGTCGGCGCGGCGTTCGGCTCGCTCCGGCCGCCCGGCGGCATCAAGATCAAAGCCGCGCTGCTGCTAGTGTTGCTCGGCGGCGCGTTCATCGACCTGCGTCCCGAACTGGCGCTCGGCCTGGAGTCGTGGTCGGGTTACCGGCGGGACGGCCGGCCGCTGACCGCCGCCGTGTTCGCCGCCAATCGGCGGATGGAAGCCGAGCCCGGCGGGCTCAATCCGTTGCTCAATCATCTGGAGTTGCAACCGACCTATCACCTGGTGGGCGACTGGGCGCGGGAGCGGCTGCGGCCGGGCGAAACGGTGTGGAGCCTCGACTATCTGCCGGAAATGTATTTTTACACCCAGTCGTTCTCGCCGACGCGGCACCAGGAAAATTTCGAATGGGTCAGCGCCGCCAATTCGCCGACCTACGGCCTGTGGCACGACCGCGAAACGGCGGCGGTCCGGCAAAACCGCCGGGAACTGCTGGACCAACTGCGCGCCCGTCCGCCGCGCTTCATTTTCCGGTACGCCGACGATTGGCCCAACTACCGCGACCGGCGACTGCCGGCGCCGGCGAACTGGCCGCTGAACATCTTCGGCGATCCCCTCGCCGCCCCGCCGAGCCGGGTCGAGGTTTTTCCCGAGCTGGAAAACTGGCTGAACGAAAATTATCGGAGCGAAGCCGTCGCCGGGCAGAAATTGTTGCTGGTGTACGAGTATTCGCCCAAAACCGAAACCCCCTGACCTTCGGCCGCACGGCCATCGATCCTGACGGATCGAAGACCGTGGCACCCATGGTTGGAAACACGAATGGAAAAACATCTCTTGTTGGTTAATTCGTGATCCTCGTTCGCGGTGATGAACAATTTTCGATGTGCCACACTTTCAACCGAGGATCGAGGTTGAAGGTGTGGTGAAAAGTTATCCACCAATTCTGTCCTATTCGCGTGTATTCGCGTTCATTCGCGGTTGGTCTTGCTTTCGCGGCTCAACCTTTTCGTTTTTGCAGCGCCGCGCGCAGATCTCCGTCGGCCAGCGAATCGACCGCCAGCAGTTCCCAAAAACCCGGATACGCGAGCGCGGGGCGGATCGCGTCGTCGGCCAGATCGCGCACGATGTCGGCCAGCGGGCGATGGGTCGCGCGGTTGATGTCGAGCAGTCGCCGGCGGCTTTCACGCTGGCTTTGCTGGCGGTGCGGCGGGTAGCCGATGCCGCTTTCGACGCCGAAGAAGGCGTCGAAAATGAACCGCAGATTGACGTCCGACGCCCAGCCGTAGCCCTGGTTGAGCATCAGCGCGAAGCAGTTGCCGCCGTTGATCTGGGCGAAGAGCCAGGCGTCCAGCGCGGTGAGAATGTGGCCGCAGACGACGCCCGGGTACTGCATCACCGAATTCAAATAGCCCTGGCCGGTGCCGCAGCCGCCCACCACCAGATCCACCCGGCCGGTGTTGAGCAGCAGCGCCGACATCAGGCCGGTGTGAATGTAGGTCAGTTCCGGCGTTTCGCCGTTTTTCTTCATTCCGGCGTTGACGATTTCATGGCCGCGTCCGTCGAGCGCCCGCAGGATATCGGCGTTGCGGTCGGCGGCGCTGGTTTCGTTGAGAACGGCGATTTTCATTCTGAATTCCTTTCTCCGGCGGATCAGCCGTTACTATAACCTGGACTGCCGTCGGTTTTCCATTGCCGTTTCGCGGTCTTGACTTCATTCGTATATGTGATAAAGGGTCGCCCGAGAAAAGGAGTTTCGTCTTGCGCGACTGCAATTGTCTCTTGTTCCCTCTGAAAGGCGGCATTTCCAACGCGATTTAACTGCGATCTCGAACCGCCCGTTCGCGTTCCGAAGGATAGACGACGATGGATTGGCTGATTGTTTTGTTCAAGAATTTTTCCGTGGCGCACGCCGTGCTGATGCTCAGCCTGGTGGTCAGCCTGGGGTTGGCGCTGGGCAACATCCGCTTGCTCGGCATCAACATCGGCGTCGGTGGGGTGCTCTTCGCCGGCATCGCGCTGGGTCATTTTCACCTGACCATCAACGAGGAAATCCTCGAGTTCGTGCGCGAATTCGGGCTGATCCTGTTCGTGTACGCGATCGGCCTGCAGGTCGGCCCGGGCTTCTTCTCGTCGCTGCGCCGCCAGGGCCTGACGCTTAATTTGCTGGGCGCGGCGATCGTGCTGGGCGGCACGCTCATCGCGGTGTTGATCGCCCTGTTCGCCAAGGTCGATTGGCCGGTGGCGATCGGCCTGTTGTCGGGCGCGGTGACCAACACGCCCAGCCTCGGCGCGGCGCAGCAGGCGCTCAAGGACCTGGCCACGGCGGCGCCGGACGCGGCCTCGATGGTGGGCCTGGCTTACGCGATGGCCTATCCGTTCGGCATTTTCGGCATCATC
The Myxococcales bacterium genome window above contains:
- a CDS encoding glycosyltransferase family 39 protein, which encodes MTRDNLARAATVLCLAAAFAAVFFLRLPVSSETFCDPDLGTPAYTSRLWLEGECPYAAAVITKPAGTPLLYALLFSVFGRQMTIVYRLAVLWTCLAVWVLYALGKRIAGRGAGLTAGGLYAFYQADLMSAGICPNFESWTILPSLLCLWALVAERRGAWRVLAAGACLGVAVWMKQTAAAFLAGALLFLWLESVQSNPYGKTLKPTGRAFFWLGLGVLLASLPFLAALAARSCGRATWDVLNPFQMKNYVGAADRRFLQAFAHSQLTRFGLSNGFLLLFSLAGLLWILIREQWQRLFRERLALVVFLLASFGSVFLGSRFYGHYFVVALPYLCLLVGAAFGSLRPPGGIKIKAALLLVLLGGAFIDLRPELALGLESWSGYRRDGRPLTAAVFAANRRMEAEPGGLNPLLNHLELQPTYHLVGDWARERLRPGETVWSLDYLPEMYFYTQSFSPTRHQENFEWVSAANSPTYGLWHDRETAAVRQNRRELLDQLRARPPRFIFRYADDWPNYRDRRLPAPANWPLNIFGDPLAAPPSRVEVFPELENWLNENYRSEAVAGQKLLLVYEYSPKTETP
- a CDS encoding ribose-5-phosphate isomerase: MKIAVLNETSAADRNADILRALDGRGHEIVNAGMKKNGETPELTYIHTGLMSALLLNTGRVDLVVGGCGTGQGYLNSVMQYPGVVCGHILTALDAWLFAQINGGNCFALMLNQGYGWASDVNLRFIFDAFFGVESGIGYPPHRQQSQRESRRRLLDINRATHRPLADIVRDLADDAIRPALAYPGFWELLAVDSLADGDLRAALQKRKG